One window from the genome of Elaeis guineensis isolate ETL-2024a chromosome 5, EG11, whole genome shotgun sequence encodes:
- the LOC105044373 gene encoding zinc transporter 1, giving the protein MVKASRSLRKILVLLFLSLFTFQVIGHEGHDHGAPSLAPEGAPGVSSIATASMKASSPLWTVLLLLLVQSLLSFQARAHEGHDHDTHPGAPARGPISAPGSPSSPTTSMASVPIKALSSLWAVLLLLPFLPFQAKTKSCHDHDANFDADAANSGDHQGTSASSVFWVPMKASRPLWKTLLLLLFLLLSTSLVNAHGGHDDHDANGDEQDNLRSRGLIAVKIWCLVILLVSTFAGGVSPYFYRWNESFLLMGTQFAGGVFLGTSLIHFLADANSTFADLTSKTYPFAFMLASVGYLLTMFGDCIIVWVTQGGRKEARVEVEGAGKRREEHGEEMRLDLHPAFVRTTTLGDTLLLILALCFHSVFEGIAVGVADTKASAWRNLWTISLHKIFAAIAMGIALLRMLPKRPFLMTVVYSLAFAISSPIGVGIGIAIDATTQGPVADWIYAISMGLACGVFIYVAINHLISKGFKPQEPSYFDTPFFKFFAVLIGVAIIAVVMIWD; this is encoded by the exons ATGGTGAAGGCCTCCAGATCTCTTAGAAAAATCTTGGTCCTCCTCTTCCTTTCTTTGTTCACCTTCCAAGTAATCGGCCATGAAGGCCACGACCATGGTGCCCCATCACTTGCCCCTGAAGGTGCCCCAGGCGTTTCATCGATCGCTACAGCTTCTATGAAAGCCTCGAGCCCTCTTTGGACAGTATTGCTCCTACTGCTCGTTCAATCTCTGTTATCCTTCCAAGCACGCGCCCATGAAGGCCATGACCATGACACCCACCCCGGTGCCCCTGCACGGGGCCCCATCAGTGCCCCCGGCTCCCCCTCATCCCCCACCACATCCATGGCTTCAGTTCCTATCAAAGCCTTGAGCTCTCTTTGGGCAGTCTTGctcctcctccccttcctgcCCTTCCAAGCGAAAACCAAATCATGCCACGACCACGACGCCAACTTTGATGCTGATGCAGCAAACAGCGGTGATCACCAAGGTACCAGTGCCTCATCGGTATTTTGGGTTCCCATGAAGGCCTCAAGGCCGCTTTGGAAAACCttgctcctcctcctcttcctccttctgTCAACCTCCCTAGTGAATGCCCATGGAGGCCACGACGACCACGATGCCAATGGAGATGAGCAGGACAACTTGAGGTCGAGAGGTCTGATCGCTGTGaagatctggtgccttgtgatcCTTTTGGTGAGCACCTTCGCAGGTGGAGTCTCTCCCTACTTCTACAGATGGAACGAGAGCTTCCTGCTCATGGGGACCCAATTTGCTGGTGGGGTCTTCTTGGGGACCTCACTCATACACTTCCTGGCGGATGCCAACAGCACCTTCGCTGATCTCACGTCCAAAACTTATCCTTTCGCATTTATGCTAGCATCAGTCGGTTACCTGCTCACCATGTTTGGGGACTGCATCATCGTCTGGGTGACGCAGGGTGGAAGGAAGGAGGCGAGAGTGGAGGTGGAGGGAGCTGGGAAACGCCGCGAAGAGCATGGGGAGGAGATGAGGCTGGATCTCCATCCGGCTTTCGTGAGGACGACGACGCTGGGAGACACGTTGCTGCTCATCCTAGCCCTTTGTTTTCACTCCGTTTTTGAAGGGATAGCTGTCGGAGTTGCAG ATACGAAGGCCAGTGCATGGAGGAACCTATGGACTATAAGCCTGCACAAAATCTTCGCAGCCATCGCCATGGGAATTGCACTGCTTAGGATGTTACCCAAGAGGCCATTCTTGATGACGGTGGTCTACTCACTTGCCTTTGCCATTTCGAGCCCCATTGGTGTTGGAATTGGCATTGCCATTGATGCCACAACGCAAGGACCAGTGGCCGATTGGATCTATGCCATCTCCATGGGTCTTGCCTGCGGGGTGTTCATCTATGTGGCCATCAACCATCTCATTTCCAAGGGCTTCAAGCCGCAAGAACCAAGTTACTTCGACACTCCCTTCTTCAAGTTCTTTGCAGTACTCATTGGGGTTGCCATCATAGCTGTAGTCATGATATGGGATTGA